The segment TACCATCTTCCATAGTAGACCAGCCATAAAAGGTCCAGTTGGCTTTTGAATAACTGTTTTTAGTCAGTGCTCTAATCTCGCCATAGGGTATCTCCTGAGGCTTCATTGACCCGGTGGCCGTGCTGCTTGATTTGTCAAAATAGATAGAATAGATTTCAGGAGTCCATACAGCATATAAATCGATGTCCCGGGGCCACATCTCAACCAGTTCACCCTGCTGGTACTCAATATCAGTACTGTTTGGATCCAAAACCCAGCCTGACAGCTTAAATCCCGGGTTTTCAAATGAAGCATAAAGCTCAACCTGTTCTGCTGTTACTGCATCAAGAGTCGTAACCGTACTACTTGCGTCATTTTTATGAAAACTAACAGTGTAAGAATTCGCTTTCCAAACTGCATACAGATCAAGATCTCCGGCAGTCATTGTAATTTTCTGTGTATCAGTGAAGACAATGCTGTCACTGTCGGCTTTTAATGACCAACCTGTTACGGTATAACCGGTACGCTCAAAAACGTTTCTCTCAAGTATAATCTCCTCATTGGTAACTGCTGACTGGTGCCGTTTTAAACTTTTACCATCATTGGAATGAAAAACGATGGTATTGGTATCCTCACCCCATACAGCAAACAGTTGCACCCCTCTGACACTCATCGTGTACTCTTGTTCATCTTCATACGTCGCCTGATTGTCATCGGGATCGTACGCCCAGCCTCTAAAATAGTACCCCTCTCTGGTAAAAGAATTAGGGGTTAATTCTTCCGTTTCACCAAACAGGATTTTTTGATAGGTTGATCGTGCTGTTTCATCATTGGAATAAAACATCACCGTGTTTTCTTCTGAGATCCAGGTAGCATAAAGAGAGAAATCACCAGTAATGGTATCGTCTTGTACCCACTGTTCTGTACCTGCAGAATCGATATACCATCCCCCAAAATTATATCCCTCAAACGCTGGGGGTTCAGGAAACTGAAGAACCGTACCCCATGACACCGTTTCAGTAAATTCCCGCTCGCCATTTTGTGGGTAAAATGTAACCGTGTGGGTATCTCTGCTCCAGTGCGCATGAAGTTCTGTATCCTCTTCACCGATAATAAGTGTGTCTCCACCATAATAAACCTTAGCATCTTCATCACCAAGGGATCGTATCCAGCCATTAAAGGTATGGCCGCTCTTTTGAAGATTACCCACATTGCCGCTAACCGTTACAGTATATCCTACACTATATGCCTGTGCATCTTTGGGCACAGTACCAGAATCATGATCTGCACTTTTATATATAAGCGAATATTTTTCTTCCGGATTTTCGATTACGATCTCCACACTATCAAAGATATATGTTTCATCTTTTAGCAAACCAACGATAGTAAAATAACTGGTCTCGTTAAAAGCTACGATTTCAGGTAAGAAAACTGTATCGTTATCCTTAATTGTTGCGTTATCGAAGTCTATGCTTGAATCTTTTATAGTTCCGTAAGAAAATTCCAAATATTCAAACAGATAAGGAATCGTAACATTTATAGCAATTTCGAAATTTTCACCGGTCGCAAAGGTTTTTTCATCAAGATTATTCAGTATCTCAATTTCAGCGTATTTAAAGTTATGATAGGGATCGTTAGGCTTACTGCAATGAAAGAATGCAAGAAGTTGAGCGATCAGAATAAAAGAATACAAACGCAGTTTCATGGCCCCTCTTTTGGGTTTGAATAGTTTGAGAAAGATAATTGGTATGTCAGAAATACTAAAGAGCATTGTTCTAGTCA is part of the Chitinispirillales bacterium ANBcel5 genome and harbors:
- a CDS encoding InlB B-repeat-containing protein — translated: MKLRLYSFILIAQLLAFFHCSKPNDPYHNFKYAEIEILNNLDEKTFATGENFEIAINVTIPYLFEYLEFSYGTIKDSSIDFDNATIKDNDTVFLPEIVAFNETSYFTIVGLLKDETYIFDSVEIVIENPEEKYSLIYKSADHDSGTVPKDAQAYSVGYTVTVSGNVGNLQKSGHTFNGWIRSLGDEDAKVYYGGDTLIIGEEDTELHAHWSRDTHTVTFYPQNGEREFTETVSWGTVLQFPEPPAFEGYNFGGWYIDSAGTEQWVQDDTITGDFSLYATWISEENTVMFYSNDETARSTYQKILFGETEELTPNSFTREGYYFRGWAYDPDDNQATYEDEQEYTMSVRGVQLFAVWGEDTNTIVFHSNDGKSLKRHQSAVTNEEIILERNVFERTGYTVTGWSLKADSDSIVFTDTQKITMTAGDLDLYAVWKANSYTVSFHKNDASSTVTTLDAVTAEQVELYASFENPGFKLSGWVLDPNSTDIEYQQGELVEMWPRDIDLYAVWTPEIYSIYFDKSSSTATGSMKPQEIPYGEIRALTKNSYSKANWTFYGWSTMEDGSGDFFGDEDEFEMGVGSVTLYAVWRSNPVMVACGEKHSVLLFSDGSLWAAGSNEFGQLGTGADANLLTFTNVKNDVKYVAAGSNHTMVITNDGRLWAAGANHSGQLGTETTDPESRFVEVEQDIKHVAAGRGYTLAVKNNGRVLATGSNDAGQLGIGDAYNDSSFTEIQGISDAVYVSVFVSHSMILTSEGKLWATGRNAMGQLGLGDSSSVTTPLLAATNVASVSCGLVHTLALDINGQVKGAGRNTYGELADGSSGYSVFTELNGISDITTIAAGQSHSIFLQSDGTLLASGYNNRGELGTGDTDRREIPVTVATDVTYVDTYGGSSRSGLHSYTMIIKNDGTLWATGINFGQYGNGDMSSSREFIQIPLDFYDPLEG